Genomic window (Fundidesulfovibrio soli):
CCCCCACCCGGACCTGGAGCCGGTGCTCAAGGCCACCTACGGCGTCATCGTCTACCAGGAGCAGGTCATGCAGATCGCCCAGGTGCTCTCGGGGTACTCCCTGGGCGAGGGCGACCTGCTGCGCCGGGCCATGGGCAAGAAGAACCCGGAGGAGATGGCCAAGCAGCGCACCCGCTTCCTGGAGGGCACGCGCAAGAAGGAGATCCCCGACTCCCAGGCCAACGAGATCTTCGACCTGATGGAGAAGTTCGCGGAGTACGGCTTCAACAAGTCGCACTCGGCGGCCTACGCGCTCATCTCCTACCATACGGCCTACTTGAAGACGCACTTCCCTGTTGCCTTCATGGCCGCGCTCATCACCTCGGACCTGGAAAACCAGGACAAGGTGCTCAAGTACATCTCCGACTGCAACGACCGCGACATCGAGGTGCTGCCGCCCAACGTGAACCTCTCCATGCGCCACTTCAGCGTGCGCGAGGGCAAGATCGTTTACGGCCTGGCGGGCATCAAGAACGTCGGGGGGGAGGCCATCAACGAGATCGTGCGCGAGCGCGAGGAGAACGGGCCCTTCACCAGCCTGGTGGACCTGACCACCCGCGTGAACCTGCGCAAGGTGACCAAGCGCGTGCTGGAGTTTCTGATCAAGGCCGGGGCCATGGACTGCTTCGAGGCCCCGCGCGCCTCGCTCATGGCCGGGCTGGACAAGGCCGCAACCCAGGGCCAGAAGCGCGCCGAGGCCAAGAACTCGGGCCAGCTTTCGCTCATGAGCCTGGCGCCCGCGCCCGAGGCCCCGCCCACCGGCGGCATCGGCTTCGCCTGCGAGGAGGCCAAGGTGCCCGAGTGGGGCCACGAGGAGATGATGGCCTTCGAGAAGGAGGCCATCGGCTTCTACCTCACCAGCCACCCCCTCAAGGCCTACTCGCGCGACCTGCGGCGCATGGGGCTCAAGACGCTCTCGGACTGCCGGGGCTACGCTCCCGACTGCGAGGTCAAGGTGGCGGCCATCATCACCACCAAGAAGGAGCACATCACCAAGAAGGGCTCGCGCATGGCCTTCTGCGGCCTGGAGGACATCGCCGGGGACGGCGAGGCCATCTTCTTCCCCGAGGCCTTCACCCAGTGCCGCGAGCTGCTGGAGGGCGACGCCCCGCTGCTCATCACGGGCAAGATCGGCAAGGACGACCAGGACGCCCCCGACGGCCAGGCCAAGCTCAAGCTCATCGTGCAGTCGGCCCGGCCCCTGGCCGAGGCGGTCCAGGCCGGGGACGAGCCCCTGGAGCTGCGCGTGGACGCCCACGTCTGCACCACGCTTGCGGGGCTCAAGGAAATCTTTCATAAGTATCCGGGAAGCGCCAAGGTGCGGCTGCGCCTGGTGTTCGACAGCATGGAGTGCCTGGCGGGCCTCTCGGACGAACTCAGCGTCGGGCCGTGCCCGGAATTCTGGCTCGCGGTGGACGACTGTCTGGCCCGGGCCCACAACAAGGCGCCAGCCTGATCGCCTGTTGAAAAATCCACGCTGGCTGCGTTGCGGGCAAAAAGTCAAACCCTCGCATATGCCCGATATGCTTCGGTCTTGACTTTTTTCCGCGCCTTGCCACCGTGTTTTTTGAACAGGCGGGGAATTACCGATCACTCCAACGGGCTGACAAAGGGGACCATTGTGACCATGCAACACGGCGAACGCCCGGTCCTGCGCCGGGGCCTGTTCAAGCTGACCATCACGGACGACTTCTCCTCCGCGCACTGCCTGCGCAACTACAACGGGCCCTGCGAGGCCCTGCACGGGCACAACTTCGTGGTGGAGGCGGTGTTCCAGGGCGAGCGGCTCACCCAGGACACCGAGATGCTCATGGACTTCAAGGACCTGAAGGCCCTGCTCAAGAAGGTGCTGGACAGGCTCGACCACAAGCACTTGAACGAGCTGCCCTATTTCCAGCGGCGCAACCCGACTGCCGAGAACCTGGCCCGCTACATCTACTGGGAGCTGGGCAGGCTGATGGAAGGCATGCCCGCCCAGGTGGCCGAGATCAGCGTGTTCGAGAAGGCCACCAGCAAAGCCACCTACACCGAGCTGTCATGAGGCTGGTGATCCAGCGTGTGGCCAAGGCCTCCGTGGAAGTTGCGGGTGAGCGCGTGGCCGCCATCGGCCGGGGCTTCCTGGTGCTGGCGGGCTTCGGCCCGGACGACGGCCCGGACGCCCCGGAGAGCCCGGCCTGGCGCACCATGCTGGACAAGCTCGCTGGGCTGCGGGTGTTCACCGACGCCGGAGGCAAGATGAACCTGGGCCTGGCCGACGTGGGCGGCGAAGTGTTGCTGGTCTCCCAGTTCACCCTCTACGCGGACTGCCGCAAGGGCATGCGCCCCGGCTTCTCCCGGGCCTGCCCGCCGGAGACGGCCCAGGCCCTGTTCGAGCGCCTCGTTGAGGACGTGGAGGAGCGCCTGCCCGGACGCGTCGCGCGCGGGGTGTTCGGCGCGGACATGGACGTGAGCCTGACCAACCAGGGCCCGGTGACCATCCTGCTGGACAGCGCCGCGTTCGAGCCCGCCTGCGCGAGGCAGGCCGGCTGATGGCCGCCGGGGACGACATCCGCGTCCTGGTGGTGGACGACTCCAAGACGGTCCTGCGCCTGCTGACCTTCATCCTGGGCAAGCTTTACCGCCTGGAGGCCGCCGAGGACGGGCAGGAGGCCATCGAAGCCCACGCCTCCTTCAAGCCCGACGTCATCATCCTGGACATGAACATGCCCGTGAAGTCCGGGCTGGAGGTGATGCAGCACATCCGGGGCGTCGCGCAGGACCACGACGTGCAGATCGTGGTGCTCACCGCGCAGGACACCAAGGCGCTCAAGGCCCGGGCCTTCGCCGCCGGGGCCAACGATTTCCTGGCCAAGCCCTTCGACCGCGAGGAGCTGCTGGCCCGCGTGGGCGCCGCTGCCAGGCAGGTCACCCTGACCAGGCAGCTGCGCCAGGCCTACAACCGCATCAGCCGCGAGATCGACACCGTGGCGGGCCTGCAGAAGCGGCTGCTCCCGGACTGCTCCCCGCTCTTCGGCGACACCCTGGTGGAGTGCCTGTACCGCCCCTCCGGGCGCGCCAGCGGCGACTACTACGATTTCTTCACCCTGCCCGACGGCTGCATCCGCGCCGTGATGGCCGACGTGTCCGGCCACGGAGCCAGGGCCGCGTTCCTCATGGCCGTGGTGCGCACCCTGGTGCGCGTCACCCAGACGCACTACCTCTCCCTGGCGGAGATGCTGAGCCTCGCCAACCACCACCTGCTCAGCTCCATCGGGCAGGAGCCTGATTTCGTGACCCTGGCCGCCGTGGACATCGACCCGGAGGAGGGCACCCTGACCTACGTCAACGCCGGGCACTGCCCCCCGCTGCTCTGGACCGGCGGCAGGATCATGGAGCTTGCCCCCACCTCCTCGGTGCTTGGGTTCTTCGACCAGAAATACCCCATGCGCACCATCGAGTTCGAGAAGCCCGCCGGGCTCCTGCTCTACACCGACGGCTGGTACGAGTGGCACACCCTGGAGAAGGAGATCTTCGGGCTGGAGCGCTTCACGGAGCTGGCCTCCGGGCTCATGCGCTCGGGCCGCTTCACCCTGCAGAGCCTGCTGGAGAACCTCAGCGGCGAGAAGGCCGGGCCGGTGTTCAGCGACGACGTCACCGGGCTGTGGGTCTGCGCGGGCAGCCCGCTCTCGCGGGTGTTCTCGGGCCGGTCCACCCCCCAGGCCAGCAGGGCCCTGGCCAAGGACGTGGTCTCCGCCGTGGGGGATTACGTGGAGGACTCCGACATCCTGCACGACCTGGACATCCTGCTCACCGAGGCCTGCGCCAACATCACCCGCCACGCCTACGGCGGGGGCGAAGGCCCCATGGAGGTGCGCCTGCGCATCAGGCCGGGCCAATCCGTGGACATGGAGGTGGTGGACTGGGGCAAGGGCTTCGGCGACGCCGTGAAGTTCGAGAACGCGGCCCCCGAGTCCGAATGCGGGCGGGGCATGTTCATCATCTGCAAGCTGTCAGACCAGTGTGAACTCAAGCGCCGCGGCAGGGAGAACGTCCTGCGGGTGGTCAAACAGATAAGGAAGGAACTGTGGAAAACCTGATCTGGCTGCGCAAGGGCGCGTGTCTTCTGGCCAAGTTCTCGGGCGAAATCACCATGGAGGTCACCCAGGACTTCAAGCACGCCGTGGAGCAGGCCCTGGAGAAGGACGACTCCCAGGCCCTGGCCCTGGACCTCTCCGAGGTGAGCTTCATGGACTCCTCCGGCATCGGCTTCCTGGTCTCCTGCAACACGAGGCTCCAGAGCCTGGGCAAGCGCCTGGTGCTCATGTGCCCCAGCCCCCAGGTGCGCAAGACCCTGGGCCTGGTGCAGCTCATGGATTTCTTCGCCGTGGCCGAATCCGACGGCGACCTCGAGTCCCTGACCGCCAAGGGCGGCAAGTAGCGCCGATGGCCGAATCCCCCCGCGTGCTGCTGGTCACCAGCCGGTTCTTCCTGCTGGGCGAGATCATGACCGCCTTCAGGCGCATGGGGGTGGAGTACGGCTATCTGGACACCGGCGGCGACGAGCTCGACAGCGAGGAGTACCTGCGCCCCCTGCTCAAGGGCATCGAGCGGCTGCGCCCCCACTTCCTGCTCACCGTGAACCACCTGGGCGTGGACCACGAGGGCCTGCTCACCGGGCTGCTCTCCCGCCTGGACATCCCCCTGGCCTCCTGGTTCGTGGACAACCCCGCCCTGGGCCTGGCCCTCTATTCGCGCCCGTCGGCCACCAAGACGGCCATGTTCACCTGGGACGCCGACAACATGGCCCCCCTGCGCCAGATGGGCTTCGAGCATGCTTTCCACCTGCCCCTGGCCGCGGACGAGCGCCGCTTCGCCCCCCCCGCCGAGCTCCAGACCGGCAGCCCCTGGCGCAGCGCGGTGAGCTTCGTGGGCAATTCCATGGTCATCAAGACCGGCCTGCGCCTGGACCACGCCCACCCCTCCCGCAGGCTGCGCGCGGCCATGCCCCGCCTGGCCCAGGCCTTCGGCGAGCACCCCGAGGGCAGCGTGCGGGCCTTCCTGCGGGAGCGCTTCCCGGCGCTGGCGCCCGACTTCGAGGCCCTGGAGACGCCGGACCGCCAGCTCTCCTATGAGACGGCCGTGATCTGGGAGTCCACCCGCCAGTACCGGGCGCGCTGCCTGGGCAAGCTCATGGAGTTCGGCCCCACCATCGTGGGCGACGAGGGCTGGCTGACCACCTTCGGCAAGGAGGGCGCGCAGCCCGGCGGGCGCTGGCGGCGGCTGGCCGAGCTCTCCTACTACGACGACCTGCCCGGCTTCTATCCGCTCTCCGACATCAACTTCAACTGCACCAGCCTGCAGATGAAGGGCGCGGTGAACCAGCGCGTGTTCGACGTGCCCGCCTGCGGGGCCTTCCTGCTCACGGACTACCGCGCGCAGATCGAGAATCTTTTCGAGCCGGGCAGGGAGGTGGCCCTCTACGGCGACCCGGACGAAATCCCGGACATGGTCCGCCACTTCCTGGCCCACCCCACGGAGCGCGCCCGCATCGCCCAGGCCGCGCGCAAGCGGGTGCTGGCCCAGCACACCTACGTGACCCGCATGGGCCAGCTGCTGCGCACCGTGCGCGACACCTTCGGCCTTCCCTACTGCGAGCCCGAAGGCGCATGAGCACGCCCCTGGAGAACCTGCCCGAGCCCCTGCGCTCCCTGCTGCTCTGCGGCGGGGAGGGGGCCGCCCATTTGGCCCGCTGCTCCCGCCTGGCCGCCGAGGCCGGGGAGGCCGGACAGGACGGATTGGCCGAAGCGCTGGCCGTGGCGGCCTGGTCCCAGTCGCCCCTGGACGCGGCCCTGGCCCTCCAGGCGGCCCCGCTGCTCACGGGCTGGCCCCAGGCCGCGCGCGCGGCCATGCACGTGGCCCGCTTCGCCCGCCAGCCAGGGGACGCCGTCGAATACGCCCGCCTGGCCGCCAGCCGCGACCACGGCCGGATCAAAGAATATCTCGATTCCCGGCTCCAGGCCGAGCAGGGCAACCTGTTCTGGGTCCGCCTTGCCATGAGCCACGCCCTGGCCGACATGGACCAGGACTGGGCCGAGGCCCTGGCCGCGCTTCTGGCCGCTTGGGGCCAGCCCCTGCTGGCGGCCCTGGCCGGGGCGGACGCGGCCCTCACGGCGGGTGAGGGC
Coding sequences:
- the queD gene encoding 6-carboxytetrahydropterin synthase QueD; the protein is MQHGERPVLRRGLFKLTITDDFSSAHCLRNYNGPCEALHGHNFVVEAVFQGERLTQDTEMLMDFKDLKALLKKVLDRLDHKHLNELPYFQRRNPTAENLARYIYWELGRLMEGMPAQVAEISVFEKATSKATYTELS
- the dtd gene encoding D-aminoacyl-tRNA deacylase; translation: MRLVIQRVAKASVEVAGERVAAIGRGFLVLAGFGPDDGPDAPESPAWRTMLDKLAGLRVFTDAGGKMNLGLADVGGEVLLVSQFTLYADCRKGMRPGFSRACPPETAQALFERLVEDVEERLPGRVARGVFGADMDVSLTNQGPVTILLDSAAFEPACARQAG
- a CDS encoding ATP-binding SpoIIE family protein phosphatase, with translation MAAGDDIRVLVVDDSKTVLRLLTFILGKLYRLEAAEDGQEAIEAHASFKPDVIILDMNMPVKSGLEVMQHIRGVAQDHDVQIVVLTAQDTKALKARAFAAGANDFLAKPFDREELLARVGAAARQVTLTRQLRQAYNRISREIDTVAGLQKRLLPDCSPLFGDTLVECLYRPSGRASGDYYDFFTLPDGCIRAVMADVSGHGARAAFLMAVVRTLVRVTQTHYLSLAEMLSLANHHLLSSIGQEPDFVTLAAVDIDPEEGTLTYVNAGHCPPLLWTGGRIMELAPTSSVLGFFDQKYPMRTIEFEKPAGLLLYTDGWYEWHTLEKEIFGLERFTELASGLMRSGRFTLQSLLENLSGEKAGPVFSDDVTGLWVCAGSPLSRVFSGRSTPQASRALAKDVVSAVGDYVEDSDILHDLDILLTEACANITRHAYGGGEGPMEVRLRIRPGQSVDMEVVDWGKGFGDAVKFENAAPESECGRGMFIICKLSDQCELKRRGRENVLRVVKQIRKELWKT
- a CDS encoding STAS domain-containing protein; protein product: MENLIWLRKGACLLAKFSGEITMEVTQDFKHAVEQALEKDDSQALALDLSEVSFMDSSGIGFLVSCNTRLQSLGKRLVLMCPSPQVRKTLGLVQLMDFFAVAESDGDLESLTAKGGK
- a CDS encoding CgeB family protein — encoded protein: MAESPRVLLVTSRFFLLGEIMTAFRRMGVEYGYLDTGGDELDSEEYLRPLLKGIERLRPHFLLTVNHLGVDHEGLLTGLLSRLDIPLASWFVDNPALGLALYSRPSATKTAMFTWDADNMAPLRQMGFEHAFHLPLAADERRFAPPAELQTGSPWRSAVSFVGNSMVIKTGLRLDHAHPSRRLRAAMPRLAQAFGEHPEGSVRAFLRERFPALAPDFEALETPDRQLSYETAVIWESTRQYRARCLGKLMEFGPTIVGDEGWLTTFGKEGAQPGGRWRRLAELSYYDDLPGFYPLSDINFNCTSLQMKGAVNQRVFDVPACGAFLLTDYRAQIENLFEPGREVALYGDPDEIPDMVRHFLAHPTERARIAQAARKRVLAQHTYVTRMGQLLRTVRDTFGLPYCEPEGA